Sequence from the Sardina pilchardus chromosome 15, fSarPil1.1, whole genome shotgun sequence genome:
GTAAATAGTGTTAAAAGTAAAGATTTACATCCAGATGTGTATAGACAGCTGCCCAACAAGATCTTGTTTGAAACCACTTTAATTCAATGACATCATAAGGAGTATACAATAGAATACAATGAAGTTAACAAAATAAGGTCAACTATATTATcaatatatttttacatttgtcTACAGACCGTTTGACATAACCCACAATATTTATATTTGTTCAATAGTTGTATTTGTAACATATAGGAAGATCCATGTGACCGTTGTTACAGTATTGTCCAAATTGTGCTTTCCTGTTCATTGTGCCTGGTTTGCACATAAATGTTACATGGTCATCATGTTTAACATACCGTAGATCACCTCTAGGATATTGAAACTGAATGTTCCTCTTATCCATATCTTCTGATGTTACTGTGCAGGGTCCTAAAGGAAACGAAAAAtgaaacacatcaacacactttCAAAGCAAATCCCTGGTGATTGGTGTAAAGCACAGGCAAAAGGCAAATCAATGTACTTACTTAGACATTTCATTGATTCATTCTCCCATTTCCCTTCATTACATCGCATCCACGAAGGATACCAGGTCCTACCCTTCAAAATGTAGTAATATGGGCACTGGAACTTCACCCAGTCATCATGACTGTACACTGTTTTCAATCCTTGAACTATAGATCCAAATGCGACTGGAGGTGGTGGACCACATGAACCATTAGGCAATGGTGGTTTTTCTACAGAGCAACACAAAGGTGGGACAGGTTGGAaggcatacagtaggctatcaagTACAgcacatatagcctatattttagcCATTTTGAATTTAATGTTTATTGAAATCTATGTTCACTCTTTAAAAATGTTATTGAATTACTGAATATTGCTTAACCAAACCAACCTTAACAGAAATAGATCTTAACAGAGTTGTACTTTGTTTCTAAGCATCTATAGTATTAGCCTATGAGAAACCATCCAACTATAATGTGACTATTTGTAAAGAATGCTCATTTTAACACTAATAAACCTGACACTGACAGTGAGGTAAAATGTGGAGAACAAATGACTCCTACCACATCTGGGAAACATGTTGCTCCACCGACCATTATCCAAACAGGTCACCTCTCTCGCCCCATGCAGGACCATGGCTGAATGGGTGCATCTGAAATCTAGTTTTGTTCCGTACACAACAGGACTGTTTCCTGTGGGTAGGCCTCTCACATGGACATTGGTATGGATTTCTTCACGTGCACAAGTAATCACTAAGATGTAGAGAATAAATTGGTTCACgggagtttattttttttatttcattttttttccctttgataGTTTTTTGATAGTTGTTTTCAATAAGACGGTTGTTGGCATTACCTTCACATTTGGGAAACGGGGCACTCCATTCCCCGGTGGATGTGCAAGTTACCTCCCTCGTTCCCTTTATGGTCATCCCATCTTGAGCACATGTGAAGTACAGGGTCGTCCCATATTTGACAGGTCCACCATTAGCTGGAAGTCCTCTTACGTTGACACTGGAGTATGTCCTCTCCAACTCACAGGTGACAACTGAGGGAAACAAACAGCATGAAGCAGGCATGCACTGTTCTGTTGTGGCTTGTCCAGTGTTCAGAGTTGCTTGATTATTATGACCATAGGGGGGacacattttctgtgaatatctcaagAACCATAGGGCCTAGGAGAACCACATgttcaacccatcccataaccactcatttgatGTATGcgtagttaaaaatgaaaaagcaaacatGAGGTTTTGAAATTGCaggtatctctggctgacatggtcaaaactgcatgaaatttgaagtcacaaacacatacataaacacatatgcacagtcatacacacacagtagacatgtgcatatgcatgcatgcacacacacacacacacacacaggtacatacggagcccgggaagggtcgggtgtgtgaatatttttgagtgcacttttgcgttccctcgcaatactttttgcgttccctcgcaataacttgtatgtgttcctgtcaACTTGGGCTCCATACATTAGCCCACCATACAGGTTTACATGGACTGCAGTTCATCTCATGGATAATCTGGACATTATTAAGTTTTACTTTAACCTGGGGCTCACATACAGCAATATACTGGCGGATTTGTTTCGGCGCAGCATGACAGTTGACAGCGCATTAACCTGACATAGCCTTGGCTAGCCACTGTACGGAGCCCAATGTTAACTTTTTTTTACGTCTCAGAACATAGTTTGAGATTTCAGGGGAGACTTATATTTGGCTGCTCCAGGGCCGAGGTACTTGAATTGACTCGGGTTAActacctctctccttcacaacagcagcaggttaaTAACTTGCACAGTGGTTTGGATCAGAGGATTTATTTCGTGATCTtcataatatagcctacattcgcATCGCTCAGGTCCCtgtaacatgcctctctctcccactccaatctcatacacacacaccctcgctccctctctaccccaccCACTCCGCAAACAGAACCTGCAGCTTAAAGGGCAtacatacaagttattgcgagggaacgcaaaaagtattgcgagggaacgcaaaaagtattgcgagggaacgcaaaagtgcactcaaaaatattcacacacctgacccttcccGGGCTCCCTAGGCACACGCACAGATGCTTGATTTGCTGCCACTTGCTCTGCCATCCCCCCTCAGACCACGATGGAAATAGGACATAAGCCCCTGGGATTCATTGTGTTATCCTGATCGTATTCGTTTTTCTTAATGTATGGTGCAAAAGCTGTATCATATTCTATAACAAAAAGAGGGTCAAATagagtcagtcaatcaatcaatcaatcaatcaatcaatcaatcagactCGCGTGCACAGACCCACTCGCACGCATGCACAGgcacgtgcagacacacatatacacatacacacatacacatacacatacacatacacatacacatacacatacacgcacacacacaagcacacgcacacatacaccattatccccacccacacactcacacgtgaatacacacacaaacacataaaacacacacacacattcacacacacacacacacacacacacacacactattacccCGACACACTCActagcgaacacacacacacacacacacagaagttcaCATACATAAAAGCAaacgcacacatgtgcacactcattTACACCTATACACCTGTTTCAGTACAGCATGCACACAACCACCTGTGGCAAGTGACAATCTAAAACATTTGCATCTAATCTAATACGAGCAAGGAAATACTGGAACAATTACAGGTTCAAAATCCCAATGCAAAGTTGACACTCCTTGTAAAATGAATCAGTTATTGTACATAGACATTGACTAAACAGGGTGATCATAAGCCATCTAACACCTCCATTCCATACCTTCACATCGAGGAAAGGGATGATTCCACTGTCCAGCTGATGTGCAGGTGACCTCTTGTTCTCCTCTTATGACCATTCCTGAATCCGCACACTCAAACTGTAACTTATGGCCATATGTGATGGGGGTGTCATCCTCGGGAAGTCCTCTTACAATCAAACTTGGGTTGTCCTCAGACAAACAGGCAACCGCTACAAATAATTCAAATGGAAATAAACAACATAGAGATTTGCGTAGCCTAATTATAGACACAAATTGTGAATTTCACTTTATCCTCAATAAAGGATATCAAAGGTGCACTCAAACTttgtttgattggctgttaaacTCAACTACTGTTCAACTACTGGTTATGCTTTTACTTTTTGTATTCAGTTTGTGGTCAAGTAAATCAAGCATCCGTCTAATGGTTAAATCTAATCTTCAATTTACCTTCGCAAACGGGCAAACTGTTGCTCCATCCATCAACCATACACACTCTTGTGTGAAATCTGCTCATCATTTGGTagctaaaacaaaaacagtagcTAGTTAAAAATTCTATTCACTGATTATACTATACTTTATAGTTTACTGATATATATTCAGAGCGTTAATAAATTAATCGGATTTACAGTATTTGGTTCATTTAATGAGAGCACATATATTTAGGTTAGTTAAGCTTTACATCCTAGGCCTACCTGTGTGTAAGCTGAGGACACATTTGGCCAATTGTCCCAgacacatgtaaaaaaaaaaaagaactagacTCACCCCTCATCACAGGTGTACTTGATTGTTGCTCCAAACACTAGATCAGTTCCATCAACAAGGTCATATTTCCCATTTGGAATGTCCTCTGGGAGTTCACATGGTCTGGCTATGAACAATTatccataaaacacacaaaaacagcggATATGTGATGTTGATGTTGCCTATAGATGTCAGCAGACACATTTTGGGATAGTTGCTAGAGAAGCAATAATATTTACTCACGAACGCACTTCCCCTTGCGGACTCTAACCCACTTGGCGTTGGAGCAAGAGTACATGGTCCGTCCTGCCGACACATAGCCTAATCTACATGTGAAGGGAAGGACACTGCCATGGGTGTAGTTGTCCCCCCTGTACTCCTCCAACACCTCTGCATTGTCCACCGCTGGGAGTGGCTCAGTGCACACTGCCAAAACCACAAAGTAGGGTGGCTCAGTATCAATCAATGGCTGACATGGTCATGATCTGCCTCACAGCACTGACTTACAGACATTAGGCTATGTAGCAACTGACAGAGAGAGTTACAAAAAAATCTCCTTACCTTTATCAAGGTCTGTCTCTGAGGCATTGGTGGCAACACACACCAGACTGCAGAACAGCAATAgagttgttttcattgtggcaTGTAGCATGTCCAGTGAGGACTggcatggatgtgtgtttgtgggcaggTTAATATATCGCCTCTGCTGGCCCACCTCTTTCATGACTCAGTGGTTCATCATCCAGTGTTTGTCAGGTCAGCAGTGTGGAGGACTTCCCAATAatgacacatcacatcacatgagAGTATTTCACAAATTTAAACTCAGATTGCAAATGTTCTGTAGGACGTCACATTATTTGGGACATTTCGGAAATTCACCACGAATTCTTTAAAGAACATGTCTAGTCAAATTATTATTAGTTTCAAGTAGAGCCCTGAAAAAATGCTAGtaaaatataaaacaatatGTTTGACATGAAACGTAGCATTTGCCTccataggtttttttttttttttttttcggttatGGTTAAAGATATATTTTCACATAGCAAAAATAACAATGACATTATATTTTATTAATTAAGTTAAGTATGACTCATATAAATTAATTGTGATTATATGTAAGAAGTGAGTTTTAAGCAGTTTTTGAATATACTGCTGCTTGGAGAGTATCTTGAAAAAATCTCATGTTGGAAAGGACAGCAGCAGGTCATTCCAGCACTGAAGGTACCATGGATAGAAAAGGTCTCTTGATGCTGAAGGAAGGCAAAGACAACCGATACTCCTCGGAAGTGATCGAGAGGAATATAGCTGAAGATGGTGCTGAGTTTGTGGCTGTATATGTTTGGGATTTAAAATTGAAAAGCAGTGATAAAGAACCAATGAAGAGTCACAAAGGAGTTACAAAagtctagtctggctatcaccactaagctcaatcttttaagattgaacatcagtatggggagtctgcgctttatttctactgcacaagaggcgtaatcgctaacaagcgtttgtccattcatttgacacattttcaaaactctaaacacagttagcacagcatctgTCTTTTATgaccataccattcacacatttcatgttgttttcacacagtatgcagtcagtgaatacatttccacaatgcttgcattttcttaacagacaatcTATAcctcttacagttttttacgattgtttacacacgaaaatatttttttttcacacaattagcaacattttactccaaggagcaaaacacctccacagatttgcacaacattacacacaatgtctgcttcaccctttttgcaaaacattacacacagtgatttgtaaaactctacacacatttccacaccttagacacaaataaggattgtgaggttacttccttgtcattacaaagccccggattgccaatgactacactaatgaacgaattggataatcacatccaccaggtgtgtaagcacacatgtgcaaaattgaaaacgcagcactcaggtgtgctttacagtcttgttgcttttgcagtagttgctcttcagagtcaaagtgtatgtactttatgcagtagtttttgtttgtctacagatttgatttgttcaattgatttcattgttggttgattactgtaactgattatggttagaaatactgtaagtattgaaatattcagtctacagcagtcttcagtgttgtacagtgcaagtgcaagtttatagacctatttatgtacactttccctaagTCGAACTAATCaggaagaatgttgtgggtttgtcactattttttggacatctaaatgatccaatgtctgggcaaaaatctagcacatgctatttcctaatttttctttttacaaatgtgttttgcatttatcactgcagtgtgaaactggctgcaatagtgtctgatcattgaggactgtgtttgttaaatgacaactaatggcatttttacaaatatgtgtatacgttttgactgaagtgtgtatgttttgactgaagtgtgtatgttttgacttaagtgtttcattttgcaaataatctaggaattatgcaaactgagtgtggcgtttggatagctgtgcttaaattttgttaaaaagaactcggttttaaaaattgtgtgtaagcaattgaaaaaaactgtaacaaaattatggattgtttttctattatttacgaatgttaacacacaacatcccacaatagcaaacacaatattccaaacctgaGATACattataaaaacctctgcttctgcaatgatatcagttcaaaagcaatatatcagCTGATaatacagtaaacaaacaattgaataaatgacacacatgatgttgggtaaattgggccaaccacagccaaTTTCAGTCTGGCTTACagtagactcagtggcaggggttattttttcatatgacattgacacagtaaaaggaggactttgaggagtgatgtttttggaaacaaaaacagaaaaagacaaacactgtgatgtctgtacgaggaagaggaagagcaaggggcccaggaagaagggcaggccagtgagaggagcagtgagaggagcagggccaTGGAGAAGagtaggcccaaggagagggcaaggtagatgtgtaagaatgtgtggtgCTGGCATTCCAAGGGCTGCAAGAACAGTAATCAGTGATGAAATTTGTGCCACTATCATTGCCCATGTAATCAACCTAGGCCTTTCACTAAGAAAGGCTGGTgagaatatgtaaatatgtaaatatcagATGCAATGTTGATGACACATTCATTTTGTGGGGTTTTTTGTTCCCCCCTTTTtatgggctttttgctgttgttttttctgttctatcatactgtaaacagtatttctaCTGTACCGTCTGTATAAACAGTAAAATAAAATTTGTATTTGCTTTTTATTGGAATgattttgaatgtgaacattacatgtggatatacagttcccaaccaagaaatttagtgtaaaaatggtggattgcatgttttgcatgcaaatacctgtaaaactgaaacatggaagtctatgcagtttttgtaatgtcaacaatagccagtattttgaaacctagtgtactctgactgactgcatgtatcttgtgaagtgaaaacaagttttattctttgacagaatgatttcattttgagtcagatttccagtgttttggtaaagttagtgtgtgcagagaaatgacgagttagtgtattatgtaacaaaatgtggtgtagaaacatggaatgtgtttttgagaggaaaatgatccatttggccaattgtgttttgtaggtgtgagtctgtgtttagagttttgaaaatgtgtcaaatgaatggacaaacgcttgttagcaattgaaaaaaaatgtattcaaTATAAAGGAATTCATATTTCGTTAATCAATGTAGAGGAATACATATTTCATCAAATCATCAATCATTATTGTTTTTGGGACGCACTTAGACTCTCATATATAATAtcttcactcttgcactttcagtttcactttggagtgaggatattactgcgccgagtctaagtgctcccaattgttattctgccacacaatatagttatccctcttacctgcttagaaatgcaccacgttttattttgtctcaccacttggttgtgtgactacttgtgtaactgctttacagtttttgcctattgcttacacactataatcaaatgcttacaccaaagcctcaatacctaaagttcttgtattatactttacacacagtgtaaccatagcttaaacacattctctgctttgcacattgtttgcaattctgcaaaacactttttgcgaaacactacacacattttctttctgcaaaaccctttttgcaaaacactacacactttttcttacattaaacactttgtgcaaaaacaaaatcccctgaTATCATTtggaaaacactttgttcaaaatgctaaactcatctggcaatagcaagcacttacttatacacctgaaaacacgtgcacagaaaacataacaccaatcggtctgaaccttagcactacaaataggcctcaggtaagccattttgagaactatgggtgcctctcaacatctctcctcgatcctcgatgcttgatcctcgaggggcgttcccactgatctataactagcactggatagactatcccattgttgtcaccccatcattctttatctagatcagtgaggacgaggatcgaggaaggaagggagggtgtataaaagaccaaatgagaggcacccaatgagagtaagaagtataggaggacaaggagagagagctgtcggacgtggaagaggacaaggacaaagacaaggaccagtgcAGAGATGTGTCTCGGATGACATCAGGGCTGCTCTGGTCTGAGATTGGTGCAACAACCATATCAAtttcatatatcaaaagttgtatacctgcccccttacagcccatttctaaatgcaatcgaggaattacagtattttctgCATGGCGGTGGAAAGTTCATGTGAAGACATTGGGGATCAatcccccagcccccaccacatacacactaacttgcacatactgtatacacactcacagacacacacacacacacacactcacatgcacatacacactcacagacatacacacacacacacacacacacacacacacacaaaacaaatatggatGTTATTTTTCAATCGCAAATTATCCAggaattgtttttttcttttgttttgttgctatatttgacgtttctatttctctttatttctgtaagaatgtttgtttttttgtaaaaactcttgattgattacaacttttgagttttacagaagacgaggtctgagaaaatgaccaaaaaagataataaaaaaagaaatacaaagacggcagtgtttcatgtaaagcacatcagtgtgttactggtgatatgtaggataattcaaatggtgcttgtgtgtttagttttgttgcaagaatttagtttttagaaaggagtgttatgttttgattgcagtgtttcattttggcattgatgtgagttgtttatccccaagtgctatgtcgtatatagctgtgtgtagagttttgacataatgagccaaatgctgcaaaacgtgtgtaagcaataggcaaaaactgtaatggagaaaacatggaggtgtttggtcacttctaacttcatctctgcttggatcctaatgaatgaactgggctagctaagtgctatcaaagcagcgccgcgcgccagagccagtgagtgcacgcattgaaacgtgaga
This genomic interval carries:
- the LOC134101750 gene encoding complement factor H-like isoform X1, coding for MLHATMKTTLLLFCSLVCVATNASETDLDKVCTEPLPAVDNAEVLEEYRGDNYTHGSVLPFTCRLGYVSAGRTMYSCSNAKWVRVRKGKCVPRPCELPEDIPNGKYDLVDGTDLVFGATIKYTCDEGYQMMSRFHTRVCMVDGWSNSLPVCEAVACLSEDNPSLIVRGLPEDDTPITYGHKLQFECADSGMVIRGEQEVTCTSAGQWNHPFPRCEVVTCELERTYSSVNVRGLPANGGPVKYGTTLYFTCAQDGMTIKGTREVTCTSTGEWSAPFPKCEVITCAREEIHTNVHVRGLPTGNSPVVYGTKLDFRCTHSAMVLHGAREVTCLDNGRWSNMFPRCEKPPLPNGSCGPPPPVAFGSIVQGLKTVYSHDDWVKFQCPYYYILKGRTWYPSWMRCNEGKWENESMKCLRPCTVTSEDMDKRNIQFQYPRGDLRYVKHDDHVTFMCKPGTMNRKAQFGQYCNNGHMDLPICYKYNY
- the LOC134101750 gene encoding complement factor H-like isoform X2; the encoded protein is MKEVGQQRRYINLPTNTHPCQSSLDMLHATMKTTLLLFCSLVCVATNASETDLDKVCTEPLPAVDNAEVLEEYRGDNYTHGSVLPFTCRLGYVSAGRTMYSCSNAKWVRVRKGKCVPRPCELPEDIPNGKYDLVDGTDLVFGATIKYTCDEGYQMMSRFHTRVCMVDGWSNSLPVCEAVACLSEDNPSLIVRGLPEDDTPITYGHKLQFECADSGMVIRGEQEVTCTSAGQWNHPFPRCEVVTCELERTYSSVNVRGLPANGGPVKYGTTLYFTCAQDGMTIKGTREVTCTSTGEWSAPFPKCEEKPPLPNGSCGPPPPVAFGSIVQGLKTVYSHDDWVKFQCPYYYILKGRTWYPSWMRCNEGKWENESMKCLRPCTVTSEDMDKRNIQFQYPRGDLRYVKHDDHVTFMCKPGTMNRKAQFGQYCNNGHMDLPICYKYNY